The Deinococcus budaensis genome contains the following window.
CGGCTCGCCGTCCGCCCCCACGATCACGTCGCCGCCCAGCACCAGCCACCCGCCCGCGATGGCCTGCGCCCGCCCGCCGCCGCGCAGGCCCGCCCGGGCGGCGGGGGAGTCCGGCACGACCCGGCCGACCAGCAGCCCGGCCGGGGGCAGGCCCAGGTCGCGTTTGACCTCGCCGATCAGCGCGCTCAAGCCGGCGGCGGCGGTCTGGCCCCGGCCCTCCACGATCAGTCCGGGGACGAGGCCCACCCGGGGGGCCGTGACCACGCCGCCCTGTGCCCGTTGCAGCCGGGGCAACAGGCTCCGGGCCGTGTTGACGGGAATGGCGAAGCCGACGCCCGCGCTCTGCGCCCCCCCAGTCACCGCGCCGCTGGGCGAGTAGATCTGGGTGTTGACGCCGATGACCCGGCCCGAGGAGTCCAGCAAAGGCCCGCCCGAGTTGCCGGGGTTGATCGCCGCGTCGGTCTGGACCGCGTTCTGGGTGATGCCCTCGCCGATCGGGCTTTGCGAAAACCCGATGGGCACCTGCCGCCGCGCGCTGCTGACGATGCCCTCCGACACGCTGAAATCCAGGCCAAAGGGCGCCCCCATCGCAATGGCCTTTTGCCCGGCGGCCAGCGCGCCGCTGCCGCTGTCGCCCAGCGGAATCGGCCGGATCAGCGCCGGGCGCAGCCCCTCGGGGCGAATCAGCGCGAGGTCGTACTGCGGGGCGACCCCGATCACGCGGGCGGGCACCGATTCCTCCTGGCCCAGCACCCGGACGAGGATGCGGTCGGCGGTGCCCTCGCCGCCCGGCCCCGCCACGACGTGGTAGTTGGTCAGGATGTCTCCCTGCGCGTTCACGAAAAAGCCGCTGCCCAGGCCCTGCTGCACCTGCGCCGCGAACAGGTCGGGAAACGGCGTGGGCAGCAGCACCCGCTGCTGGGTGGTGATAAACACCAGCCCCGGCCCGGCGCGCCGCACCACCTCGACCGTGTTGCGCTCGTTCTGGAGCCGCGCCTGCGCTTCCGCCTGCACGGCGCTGGTTCCCGCCGTGCCTGCCCTTCCCGGGGCGGCCAGGGGCGCGGCGGGCGGGACCGTCTGCGCGAAGGCGGAGGGCACCTGATCCCGCAGCAGGGTGGCCC
Protein-coding sequences here:
- a CDS encoding S1C family serine protease, encoding MNQPLLGAALVLVGMGLGATLLRDQVPSAFAQTVPPAAPLAAPGRAGTAGTSAVQAEAQARLQNERNTVEVVRRAGPGLVFITTQQRVLLPTPFPDLFAAQVQQGLGSGFFVNAQGDILTNYHVVAGPGGEGTADRILVRVLGQEESVPARVIGVAPQYDLALIRPEGLRPALIRPIPLGDSGSGALAAGQKAIAMGAPFGLDFSVSEGIVSSARRQVPIGFSQSPIGEGITQNAVQTDAAINPGNSGGPLLDSSGRVIGVNTQIYSPSGAVTGGAQSAGVGFAIPVNTARSLLPRLQRAQGGVVTAPRVGLVPGLIVEGRGQTAAAGLSALIGEVKRDLGLPPAGLLVGRVVPDSPAARAGLRGGGRAQAIAGGWLVLGGDVIVGADGEPVDTLEDLQAALLDKEPGDRVTLRALRGGQLLDVPVTLDAASFQ